The sequence below is a genomic window from Thermoflavifilum sp..
GAATCACATGACTGGGCACAATCATGCCGGCATTTCCCCAGGAACATCCCCGGTCGCAAGCATGTGCATCAATCACGTGCACTTCATATCCTTTCTGTTGCAGAAAATAAGCCGTGCATAACCCGATGACGCCACCGCCAATAATACCCACCGTTTTCGCCATATCGATATTTTATTGCATGTCATCAAATCACCTGAAAACCCAGGGCAAAAGGATCTTCTTCATCTACCGTGATGATATTGTAACCGTAAATGTGTGCCCAGCCTTCGATAGAAGGGATGATGGCCGGTTGGCCGCCCACTGTGGTTTCAGCTTCAATCATGCCCGTGAAGGTGGAACCGATGATGCTTTCATGAATAAACGGTTCACCTTTTTTCAATTTTCCTTTTGCATACCATTGCGCCATGCGTGCTGATGTGCCGGTGCCACAGGGCGAGCGATCGATGGCTTTATCACCGTAAAATACGGCGTTGCGGGCAGTGGCATGTGGTAACGTGGGCTTGCCGGTCCACATGACATGGGTTAATCCATGGATACGCTCATCTTCCGGATGCACACAACGGATATGTTGATTCAGGCGCTCGCGAATCGTCCGGCTCCAGCTGATGAGTTGTTCAGCCCTGAAATATTCCATTCCCGGAAAATGAGGTTGAGGGTCAATGATGGCATAAAAATTTCCGCCGTAAGCGATATCACAGGTCAGCAAGCCCAGATCCGGACAATCCACTTCAATCTGTTCGGCATACAGGAACGATGGGATATTGATCAGCTTCACCGATTTCACCTTTTTCCCTTCCTGTTGATAATATGCTTTCACCGGCCCGGCGGGCGTATCGAGTTGCAACACGCCCGGCTTTCGGGGTTGAATCAATTGTTGTTCAATAGCCACTGTTACTGTGCCAATCGTGCCATGTCCACACATGGGCAGGCATCCGCTGGTTTCGATAAACAGGATCGAAGCATCGTGATCCGGATCATCGGGCGGGTAAATCATGCTGCCGCTCATCATATCATGTCCCCGTGGTTCAAACATCAAGGCTTTGCGTATCCAGTCGAAAGATTCAATGAAGTGTAGGCGTTTCTCGCGAATATCTTTTCCTGATAACAGCGGCTGGCCTCCTGCCACCACACGCACGGGATTTCCACAGGTATGGGCATCGATGCAAAAAAATGTTTTGTGTATCATGATACGGCAAACATTTATTCAATCCTGGATTGGCTGAGTCGATCGTCAACCATTCGCCACCATTGCCACGGGTTTGCGTTTTGTAATTCCGGTGGAAGAAAACGATCTGGAAAATGCTGAAAACATATAGGCCGTACAAAACGTTGGATGGCGTCGGCGCCCACCGATGTAAATCGACTATCCGTTGTGGCCGGAAAAGGTCCACCATGATGCATGGCCGTGCATACCCGCACTCCCGTAGGTACGCCGTTGAAAATGATTCTTCCAGCAATCAGGGTCAGCGCATCTATCAGGTGACGATGCTGGAGGAGATCCTGTTCGGTAGCCATCAACGTACAGGTCAGTTGCCCTTCTAATTGCCCGACAACCTGAAGCATTTGTTCCATATGCTCACAGGCAACAACCAGTGCGTAAGGACCAAATACTTCTTCCTGCAACGCTGGATGAGCCATGAATTGAGATGCAGATGTGGTGGACAACACAGGCTTAGCTTCGAGTGTTTGCGAAAGCGAAGACAGGGCAACGACGGGTTCCGTGCATTGCCGACGGGTGGCGGAATGGATCTTTTCTCGATAGGCACTGGCAATCCCTTCGTGAAGCATGAGCTGGCCCTGTGTGTGGCTGAGCTTCTCGGCAAGCTGTGTGGTGAACTGTTGCAGGGCATCACCCGCTATGCCGAAGATTAATCCGGGTTTTGTACAAAATTGACCAGCGCTCAGGGTGATGGAAGCCGCAAGCATGTCGGCTATGCCGGTTGCATCCTGCGCTAATTTTTCCGGCAACAAGAACACTGGATTCACACTGCCCATTTCTGCAAATACGGGAATGGGCTCTTTTCTTTGTCGGGCTATATCGAATAAAGCCTTGCCCGCCGTGTAGGAACCGGTAAAACCAACGGCTTTGATGAGCGGATGTTTTACCAGCATTTCGCTTACTGCGGGCGATGCGCCGTAGATATGCTGGAATACACCGTCGGGCAGCTGGCATTGTTGTATAGCCTGATGGATGCAGTCGGCCACCTCAGTCGATAAACGAGGATGGGCCGGATGTGCCTTGACGATCACGGTACATCCTGCAGCCAGGGCGCTGGCCGTATCTCCACCCGCAGTAGAAAAGGCGAAAGGAAAATTGCTTGCGCCGAAAACAGCCACAGGCCCCAATGGCACATAGGTTTTCCGTACATCGGGTTGAGGAGCGGATTCGGCTGAAGCCGTGTTGATCCTGAATGTTGTCCAGATGCCCGTTTCCACTGCATGGGCATATTGCCGGAGTTGAAAGAGGGTTCGTGCAAATTCATTTCTCAAGCGGGATTCGGGCAGGTGCGTCTCTTCCATGGCAAGGCCTACCAGTGCAGCCTCATGGGGTTCCAGTACTTCAGCGATTCGATACAGCAGTTGTGCTCTTTGTGGCCAGGTCGTTTTCCTGTACACAAGAAATGCCTGCCATGCATGTTGTACGGCTTGATCAATTGCTGCAGGAGTGGCATCGGTGAAAGACATATTTGATTCCATTTTTACGATATGCATGTAAGCATTCAGACAGGATTTCCCGATTTATTTCTCGGAGGTGATGGCTGCGGCCTCATGCAGGATCTGCCGATCACGCATCCATGCAGGTTCAGCAGTTATGGCGTTTTGAATAAGCGCAAGTATTTGCGCCTTCTCTTCTCCCACCAGGGGCAGCCGCGGAGCCCTTACGTATGCCGCTCCGATGCCGGTAACCGATGCGGCTAATTTGATATATTGGACGAGCTTGGGACTCAGGTCGAGCTCCAGCAGGGGCAGGAACCAGCGATGCACTTCAAGCGCTTTTTC
It includes:
- a CDS encoding 4-hydroxyproline epimerase; its protein translation is MIHKTFFCIDAHTCGNPVRVVAGGQPLLSGKDIREKRLHFIESFDWIRKALMFEPRGHDMMSGSMIYPPDDPDHDASILFIETSGCLPMCGHGTIGTVTVAIEQQLIQPRKPGVLQLDTPAGPVKAYYQQEGKKVKSVKLINIPSFLYAEQIEVDCPDLGLLTCDIAYGGNFYAIIDPQPHFPGMEYFRAEQLISWSRTIRERLNQHIRCVHPEDERIHGLTHVMWTGKPTLPHATARNAVFYGDKAIDRSPCGTGTSARMAQWYAKGKLKKGEPFIHESIIGSTFTGMIEAETTVGGQPAIIPSIEGWAHIYGYNIITVDEEDPFALGFQVI
- a CDS encoding aldehyde dehydrogenase (NADP(+)), with product MSFTDATPAAIDQAVQHAWQAFLVYRKTTWPQRAQLLYRIAEVLEPHEAALVGLAMEETHLPESRLRNEFARTLFQLRQYAHAVETGIWTTFRINTASAESAPQPDVRKTYVPLGPVAVFGASNFPFAFSTAGGDTASALAAGCTVIVKAHPAHPRLSTEVADCIHQAIQQCQLPDGVFQHIYGASPAVSEMLVKHPLIKAVGFTGSYTAGKALFDIARQRKEPIPVFAEMGSVNPVFLLPEKLAQDATGIADMLAASITLSAGQFCTKPGLIFGIAGDALQQFTTQLAEKLSHTQGQLMLHEGIASAYREKIHSATRRQCTEPVVALSSLSQTLEAKPVLSTTSASQFMAHPALQEEVFGPYALVVACEHMEQMLQVVGQLEGQLTCTLMATEQDLLQHRHLIDALTLIAGRIIFNGVPTGVRVCTAMHHGGPFPATTDSRFTSVGADAIQRFVRPICFQHFPDRFLPPELQNANPWQWWRMVDDRLSQSRIE